One window of the Pseudomonas lurida genome contains the following:
- a CDS encoding NAD(P)/FAD-dependent oxidoreductase: MPTVEMERRQVVVIGAGPSGAIAAALLKRKGHDVLIIERQHFPRFSIGESLLSHCIDFIEEAGMLDAVQTAGFQVKTGAAFAWGERYSAFDFGDTFSNGKPTTYQVQRGEFDKLLADQAALQGVDIRYGETIIGVDFKGESRYLHVRRENGSEYHLKAKFVLDASGYGRVLPRLLELDVPSDFPVRQAVFTHVEDRIEHPGFDRTKILVTTHPTKRDIWFWTIPFSNGRSSVGVVAAKEHFDGRDSDLDACLRGFIDETPSLCGVLQNAVWDTPARTIGGYAANVKSLHGPGFALLGNAAEFLDPVFSSGVTIAMRSASMAAGVLHRQLNGETVDWQTEFADPLKRGVDTFRCYVEGWYAGTFQDVIFHPGSSPEIRRMISSILAGYAWDERNPFVSEPKRRLRMLSEICAGDAA, encoded by the coding sequence GTGCCTACAGTTGAAATGGAACGTCGCCAGGTGGTGGTGATTGGTGCCGGTCCGTCCGGGGCAATCGCCGCCGCGCTGTTAAAGCGCAAAGGGCATGATGTATTGATCATCGAGCGCCAGCATTTCCCGCGATTCTCGATTGGCGAAAGCCTGCTGTCCCACTGCATCGACTTCATTGAAGAAGCCGGCATGCTGGATGCCGTGCAGACGGCGGGGTTCCAGGTGAAAACCGGTGCCGCGTTCGCCTGGGGCGAGCGCTACAGCGCGTTTGATTTCGGTGACACCTTCAGCAACGGCAAGCCCACCACCTACCAGGTTCAGCGCGGCGAGTTCGACAAGCTGCTGGCGGACCAGGCGGCGCTACAAGGGGTGGATATCCGCTATGGCGAAACCATCATCGGCGTGGATTTCAAGGGCGAGTCCCGCTACCTGCACGTACGCCGCGAGAACGGCAGCGAATACCACCTCAAGGCCAAGTTCGTGCTCGACGCCAGCGGCTACGGCCGCGTGCTGCCGCGCCTGCTGGAGCTGGACGTGCCGTCGGACTTTCCGGTGCGCCAGGCAGTGTTCACCCACGTAGAAGACCGTATCGAACACCCAGGCTTCGACCGCACCAAGATCCTGGTGACCACTCATCCTACCAAGCGCGATATCTGGTTCTGGACCATCCCGTTCAGCAACGGTCGCAGCTCGGTGGGCGTGGTCGCGGCCAAAGAGCATTTCGACGGCCGCGACAGCGATCTCGACGCTTGCCTGCGCGGCTTTATCGATGAAACCCCAAGCCTGTGCGGTGTGCTGCAAAACGCCGTCTGGGATACGCCGGCGCGGACCATCGGCGGCTACGCCGCCAACGTGAAGAGCCTGCACGGGCCAGGCTTTGCGTTGCTGGGCAACGCGGCGGAATTCCTTGATCCGGTATTTTCCTCCGGGGTAACCATCGCCATGCGTTCGGCGAGTATGGCGGCCGGCGTGTTGCATCGTCAGCTCAACGGCGAAACCGTGGACTGGCAAACCGAGTTTGCCGACCCCCTGAAGCGCGGCGTCGACACCTTCCGCTGCTACGTCGAAGGCTGGTATGCCGGCACCTTCCAGGATGTGATCTTCCATCCGGGCAGTTCGCCGGAGATTCGCCGGATGATCAGCTCGATCCTCGCCGGTTATGCGTGGGATGAACGCAACCCGTTTGTGAGCGAGCCCAAGCGACGGTTGCGGATGCTGTCGGAAATCTGTGCAGGGGATGCAGCGTGA
- a CDS encoding MMPL family transporter encodes MPSERLLPRLFLILLVAVLALAGWQWRHGAPLSANLMELVPGSTPDPLELQAEQRMQAPLNREMLVLVGHTDRQQALAVAQQLGERWQASGLFEKVQWNLQADLPALREQLLRGRLAMLSAKDREQLIEQPDAFIQQRVQALFDPFTGFSLVPSQDDWLGLTGRIQNSQPQHGSVQLDIGSGALIADADGKSWVLLRARTTGNAFDMKLPLQVADLLQASREQASGQGAHVLAASGLLYAANGQQQATREITWVGGGATLGILLLLLLAFRRWRVLLAFVPVLVGMLFGAVACVALFGHMHVMTLVLGSSLIGVAVDYPLHYLSKSWSMSPWRSWPALRLTLPGLSLSLATSCIGYLALAWTPFPALTQIAVFSAAGLVGAYLCAVCLLPALLKGVELRPAQWPLRIAECLWLVRASLLKRVPSPALLALLLLFCAGGLWHLNSKNDIRQWIGAPPQLLQEAQAVARITGFQPTSQFFLVRADNQQQLLERQSALGQRLDQLVNMDKLQGYLALNQLVSLPAEQQQLRDALNRLAQHWQPLLDLGVPASALHAEVAQLQALPTQDIDAALAGPLAEPWRTLWLGPVDGGVAAMVSLQGLNNPALLRVQALDLPGVTLVDRLGDLNRVFADTQISAAELKLMSCVLIVLLLILPFGFGGALRIVALPLLAALCSLASLGWLGQPLTLFSLFGLLLVTAISVDYAILMREQIGGPAVSLLGTLLAALTTWLSFGLLAVSSTPAVSNFGLSVSLGLAFSFMLAPWAGQQKHAL; translated from the coding sequence TTGCCCAGTGAACGCCTGCTGCCGCGCCTGTTCCTGATCCTGCTGGTGGCCGTGCTGGCCCTGGCCGGCTGGCAGTGGCGCCACGGCGCGCCCTTGTCGGCCAACCTGATGGAACTGGTGCCGGGCAGCACGCCGGACCCATTGGAACTGCAAGCCGAACAGCGCATGCAAGCACCACTGAACCGCGAGATGCTGGTGCTGGTAGGCCATACCGACCGCCAGCAGGCGCTGGCCGTGGCGCAACAGTTGGGCGAGCGCTGGCAGGCCAGCGGGCTGTTCGAAAAGGTGCAATGGAACCTGCAAGCCGACCTGCCGGCACTGCGTGAGCAATTGCTGCGCGGCCGCCTGGCGATGCTCTCGGCCAAGGACCGCGAACAACTGATCGAACAGCCCGACGCGTTTATCCAGCAGCGCGTACAAGCGCTGTTCGACCCCTTCACCGGGTTCAGCCTGGTGCCGAGCCAGGACGACTGGCTAGGCCTGACCGGACGCATCCAGAACAGCCAGCCGCAGCACGGCTCGGTGCAACTGGATATCGGCAGCGGCGCGTTGATCGCCGATGCCGACGGCAAAAGCTGGGTGCTACTGCGCGCGCGCACCACTGGCAACGCCTTCGACATGAAACTGCCGCTGCAGGTGGCCGACCTGCTCCAGGCCAGCCGCGAGCAGGCCAGCGGGCAAGGTGCACACGTGCTCGCCGCCAGCGGCTTGCTGTACGCCGCGAATGGGCAGCAGCAGGCCACGCGGGAAATCACTTGGGTGGGCGGCGGCGCTACCCTCGGCATCCTGCTGTTGCTGTTGCTGGCGTTCCGACGCTGGCGGGTGCTGCTGGCGTTCGTACCGGTGCTGGTGGGCATGCTGTTCGGGGCGGTGGCCTGTGTGGCGCTGTTCGGCCATATGCATGTAATGACCTTGGTATTAGGTTCCAGCCTGATCGGCGTGGCGGTGGATTACCCGCTGCACTACTTGTCGAAAAGCTGGAGCATGAGCCCATGGCGCAGTTGGCCGGCGTTGCGTTTGACGCTGCCCGGATTGAGCCTGAGCCTGGCCACCAGTTGCATCGGCTACCTGGCGCTGGCCTGGACACCGTTCCCGGCACTGACCCAGATTGCCGTGTTCTCTGCCGCCGGCCTGGTCGGTGCGTACCTGTGCGCGGTGTGCCTGTTGCCGGCGCTGCTCAAAGGCGTCGAACTGCGCCCGGCGCAATGGCCGCTGCGCATCGCTGAATGCCTGTGGCTGGTGCGTGCTTCGTTGCTCAAGCGCGTGCCCAGCCCGGCGCTGCTGGCGTTGCTGCTGCTGTTTTGCGCGGGTGGCCTGTGGCACTTGAACAGCAAAAACGATATCCGCCAATGGATCGGCGCGCCGCCGCAATTACTGCAAGAAGCACAAGCCGTGGCGCGCATTACCGGATTCCAACCCACCAGCCAGTTCTTCCTGGTGCGGGCAGACAACCAGCAACAGCTGTTGGAGCGTCAAAGCGCCCTGGGGCAACGCCTGGATCAGTTGGTGAACATGGACAAACTCCAGGGCTACCTGGCACTCAACCAACTGGTCAGCCTACCCGCCGAGCAACAACAGTTGCGCGATGCCCTCAACCGACTGGCGCAACACTGGCAGCCACTGCTGGACCTCGGCGTGCCCGCCAGCGCCCTGCACGCCGAAGTCGCCCAGTTGCAAGCGTTGCCCACGCAAGATATCGACGCCGCACTGGCAGGCCCACTGGCCGAACCCTGGCGCACGCTGTGGCTTGGCCCGGTGGACGGCGGGGTGGCCGCGATGGTCAGCCTGCAAGGTCTGAACAACCCGGCGCTGCTGCGGGTGCAAGCGTTGGATTTGCCGGGAGTAACACTGGTGGACCGTCTGGGCGACTTGAACCGGGTATTTGCCGACACACAGATCAGCGCCGCCGAATTGAAGTTGATGTCCTGCGTGCTGATCGTGCTGCTGCTGATCCTGCCGTTCGGTTTCGGCGGGGCCTTGCGCATTGTCGCCCTGCCGCTGTTGGCGGCACTGTGCAGCCTGGCCAGCCTCGGCTGGCTGGGCCAACCGCTGACCTTGTTCAGCCTGTTCGGCCTGCTGCTGGTCACGGCCATCAGCGTTGACTACGCAATCTTGATGCGCGAGCAGATCGGCGGCCCTGCAGTCAGCCTCCTGGGCACCTTGTTGGCGGCGCTCACGACCTGGTTGTCGTTTGGCCTTCTGGCGGTGTCCAGCACGCCGGCGGTGAGCAATTTCGGCTTATCGGTCAGCCTGGGCCTGGCATTCAGCTTTATGCTGGCGCCATGGGCCGGGCAACAGAAACACGCCTTATGA
- a CDS encoding outer membrane lipoprotein carrier protein LolA, with protein MRSPVGAGSPAKIVNGNAGRLTLRGALKFFAGKSNSRTAAATLIGLLLSFSAHAFDLQQLSDQLAKPSVIHGHFTQEKHLRALPQPLVSKGTFVLAKDHGLLWLLKTPLQQDYRISAQGIARRDASGWQLLPNKSAGAEQNRLFLAVLQGDSSGLQRDFELQLQGEDKQWKLTLVPRSLLLKQVFTQINIDGGDLVQNIELLETQGDSTVLRMQDSTATQPLSDAEQHDFAQ; from the coding sequence ATGAGATCCCCTGTGGGAGCCGGCTCGCCGGCGAAAATCGTCAACGGTAACGCGGGTCGCCTGACACTGCGCGGCGCTCTCAAGTTTTTCGCGGGCAAGTCGAATAGTCGCACCGCCGCTGCCACCTTAATCGGGTTGCTGCTCAGTTTCAGCGCGCATGCCTTCGACTTGCAGCAATTGAGCGACCAGCTTGCAAAACCTTCAGTGATCCACGGCCACTTCACCCAGGAGAAACACCTGCGTGCCCTGCCCCAGCCATTGGTCAGCAAAGGCACCTTCGTACTCGCCAAGGACCATGGCCTGTTGTGGCTGCTGAAAACCCCGCTGCAACAGGACTACCGCATCAGCGCCCAGGGCATTGCCCGGCGTGACGCCAGCGGCTGGCAACTGCTGCCGAACAAGAGCGCCGGCGCCGAACAGAACCGCCTCTTCCTCGCCGTGCTGCAGGGCGACAGCAGTGGCTTGCAGCGTGACTTCGAATTGCAGCTGCAAGGCGAGGACAAGCAATGGAAGTTGACGCTGGTCCCGCGCTCGCTGCTGCTCAAGCAAGTCTTTACCCAGATCAATATCGACGGTGGCGACCTGGTGCAGAACATCGAACTGCTGGAAACGCAGGGCGACAGCACCGTGCTGCGCATGCAGGACAGCACCGCCACCCAGCCCTTGAGCGACGCGGAGCAACACGACTTTGCCCAGTGA
- a CDS encoding class I SAM-dependent methyltransferase has translation MSSQYLSKNYVEETRFGLWFLRSHTWQHRVLRVAINDLRSLFTEPLPEAPVLLDAGCGQGKSFTLLQQVFAPARLIGVDADPHSLELSREEAARQGLAIELVGSDCATLPVPDESVDILFCHQTFHHLVEQHRALNEFYRVLKPGGYLLFAESTEAYIDTWVIRWLFRHPMHVQKSAEEYLQMLREQGFEFGPQNVSYPYLWWSRSSDFGLLERWGLRKAPPVGQREETLVNCVARKPLASAAP, from the coding sequence GTGAGCAGTCAGTACTTGAGTAAAAATTACGTCGAAGAAACCAGGTTCGGCTTATGGTTCCTGCGCAGCCACACCTGGCAACACCGCGTGTTGCGCGTGGCGATCAACGACCTGCGCAGCCTGTTCACCGAGCCCTTGCCAGAAGCGCCGGTGCTGCTGGACGCCGGCTGCGGCCAGGGCAAGTCCTTCACACTGCTGCAGCAGGTGTTTGCCCCCGCACGCCTGATCGGTGTGGACGCCGACCCTCACAGCCTGGAACTGAGCCGTGAAGAAGCGGCGCGCCAGGGCTTGGCCATCGAGCTGGTCGGCAGCGACTGCGCCACCCTGCCAGTGCCGGACGAAAGCGTCGATATCCTGTTCTGCCACCAGACCTTCCACCACCTGGTTGAACAGCATCGCGCGCTCAACGAGTTCTACCGTGTGCTCAAGCCGGGCGGCTATTTGTTGTTCGCCGAATCCACCGAAGCCTACATCGACACCTGGGTGATCCGCTGGCTGTTCCGCCACCCGATGCATGTGCAGAAAAGCGCCGAAGAATACCTGCAGATGCTCCGTGAGCAGGGTTTTGAATTCGGCCCGCAGAACGTCTCGTACCCCTACTTGTGGTGGAGCCGCTCCAGCGACTTCGGCCTGCTCGAACGCTGGGGCCTGCGCAAGGCGCCACCGGTGGGCCAGCGCGAAGAAACCTTGGTCAACTGCGTAGCGCGCAAACCCTTGGCGAGCGCCGCCCCATGA
- a CDS encoding LysR family transcriptional regulator encodes MELRHLRYFIAVAEELHFGRAAQVLGISQPPLSQQIQALEQEVGARLFERTNRRVELSEAGRLFLQEARLVLAQVDKAADVARRAQLGELGELKIGFTSSAPFNSSIPQAIFAFRQAFPAVHLNLQEMSSTEVAESLVDESIQVGLMRPLPLPDSLSVVELMREPLVAVLNAGHPLVEGSERGLHLAQLAQEPFVFFPRTYGSGLYAQLLNLARDAGFSPHFAQEAGEAMTIIGLVAAGLGVSVLPASYQRIRIDGVVYRTLLDPEAVTAVWLVQRKGAQTPMAKAFVELLTRKAAQ; translated from the coding sequence ATGGAATTGCGTCACTTGCGGTACTTCATTGCCGTCGCCGAAGAGCTGCATTTCGGCCGGGCCGCGCAGGTGCTGGGCATCTCGCAACCGCCGCTGAGCCAGCAGATCCAGGCGCTGGAGCAGGAGGTGGGTGCGCGATTGTTTGAACGGACCAATCGTCGGGTCGAGCTGAGCGAAGCGGGGCGCTTGTTTCTGCAAGAGGCACGGCTGGTGCTGGCGCAAGTCGACAAGGCCGCGGATGTAGCGCGCCGGGCGCAGTTGGGTGAGCTGGGCGAATTGAAAATTGGTTTCACCTCGTCGGCTCCGTTCAACTCCAGCATTCCCCAGGCGATCTTTGCGTTTCGCCAGGCGTTCCCGGCGGTGCACCTGAATCTGCAGGAAATGAGCAGCACCGAAGTGGCTGAGTCGCTGGTCGATGAGTCGATCCAGGTAGGACTCATGCGCCCGCTGCCGTTGCCGGATTCGCTGAGTGTGGTCGAGCTGATGCGCGAGCCGCTGGTGGCCGTGTTGAATGCCGGTCACCCGTTGGTGGAGGGCAGTGAGCGCGGTTTGCACCTGGCGCAATTGGCGCAGGAACCGTTCGTGTTTTTTCCGCGAACCTACGGCAGTGGGCTCTATGCCCAGTTGCTCAACCTGGCGCGTGATGCCGGCTTCAGCCCGCACTTTGCCCAGGAAGCGGGGGAGGCGATGACCATCATTGGCCTGGTGGCGGCGGGCCTGGGCGTGTCGGTGCTGCCGGCGTCATACCAGCGCATACGCATTGATGGCGTTGTATATCGCACGCTGCTGGACCCGGAGGCGGTGACGGCCGTGTGGCTGGTGCAGCGCAAGGGCGCGCAAACGCCCATGGCGAAGGCGTTCGTGGAGTTGCTCACGCGCAAGGCTGCTCAGTAA
- a CDS encoding beta-ketoacyl-ACP synthase has translation MKRVVVTGMAGMTSLGSDWDTIAANFRANRSGIRRMDEWDRFTELNTRLAGPIDDFVVPHHWTRKQLRSMGRVSRLAVWAAEQALQDAGLLGDESIKDGRMGVACGSSTGSTDEIKAFGNMLLNSVAEGLNANSYVRMMPHTTAANISIFFGLTGRLIPTSSACTSGSQGIGYAYEAIKFGRLPLMLAGGAEELCPTEAMVFDALYATSLKNDAPQTSPRPYDSGRDGLVIGEGGGMLVLEELEHALARGAHIHAEIVGFGSNADGQHTTRPEQKTMRRAMELALEDAGLEPSAIGYVNGHGTATDQGDIAETLATSSLFGSRMPISSQKSFLGHTLGACGALESWFSIEMMNRDQYVHTFNLDTVDPQCGELDYLQGRFREMHHDYVMNNNFAFGGVNTSLIFRRWS, from the coding sequence ATGAAACGCGTCGTCGTCACCGGCATGGCCGGCATGACTTCCCTGGGCAGCGATTGGGACACCATCGCCGCCAACTTCCGCGCCAACCGCAGCGGTATCCGGCGCATGGACGAGTGGGACCGCTTCACCGAATTGAACACACGCCTGGCCGGGCCGATCGACGACTTTGTCGTGCCCCACCACTGGACACGCAAGCAGCTGCGCAGCATGGGCAGGGTCTCGCGCCTGGCGGTCTGGGCAGCGGAGCAGGCGTTGCAGGACGCGGGCTTGCTCGGCGACGAGTCGATCAAGGACGGGCGCATGGGCGTGGCGTGTGGCTCGTCCACCGGCAGCACCGACGAGATCAAGGCATTCGGCAACATGCTGCTGAACTCGGTCGCAGAGGGGCTGAATGCCAACTCCTACGTGCGCATGATGCCGCACACCACGGCGGCGAATATCAGCATCTTCTTTGGCCTGACCGGTCGGCTGATCCCCACCTCCAGCGCCTGTACCAGCGGCAGCCAGGGCATCGGCTATGCGTATGAGGCGATCAAGTTCGGGCGCCTGCCGTTGATGCTCGCCGGTGGGGCCGAAGAGCTCTGCCCCACCGAAGCGATGGTGTTCGACGCGCTCTACGCCACCAGCCTGAAGAACGACGCCCCGCAAACCAGCCCACGGCCCTATGACAGCGGCCGCGACGGCCTGGTGATCGGTGAAGGCGGTGGCATGCTGGTGCTCGAAGAGCTGGAACATGCCTTGGCGCGCGGTGCGCATATCCACGCCGAGATCGTCGGCTTTGGCAGCAACGCCGACGGCCAGCACACCACCCGTCCGGAGCAGAAAACCATGCGCCGCGCGATGGAGCTGGCCCTGGAAGACGCCGGGCTGGAGCCCTCGGCGATTGGCTACGTCAACGGTCACGGCACCGCCACCGACCAGGGCGACATCGCCGAAACGCTGGCGACCAGCAGCCTGTTCGGCAGTCGCATGCCTATCAGTTCGCAGAAAAGCTTCCTCGGCCACACCCTGGGCGCCTGCGGCGCTTTGGAATCATGGTTCAGCATCGAGATGATGAACCGCGACCAGTACGTGCACACGTTCAATCTCGACACCGTCGACCCACAGTGTGGCGAACTGGACTATCTGCAGGGTCGCTTTCGCGAGATGCACCACGACTACGTGATGAACAACAACTTCGCCTTTGGCGGCGTCAACACGTCGTTGATCTTTCGTCGCTGGTCCTGA
- a CDS encoding ApeP family dehydratase produces the protein MIDWPLAELLPHGGDMILIDQVLSFDEEHVHTRTTVKPGGLFNRPDGSLPAWVGIELMAQSVAAYAGCHARQKGEAVELGFLLGTRKFECNVECFPAGAELNIHGLRSLEDDNGMGVFECHLTGTGIQASARLNVFRPPQAANYLEESKDVTP, from the coding sequence ATGATCGATTGGCCACTCGCCGAACTGCTGCCCCATGGGGGCGACATGATCCTGATCGACCAGGTGCTGTCGTTCGATGAAGAGCACGTTCATACCCGCACCACCGTCAAGCCTGGCGGCCTGTTCAACCGCCCGGACGGCAGCCTGCCAGCCTGGGTCGGCATCGAGTTGATGGCGCAAAGCGTCGCCGCCTACGCCGGTTGCCACGCGCGCCAGAAAGGTGAAGCCGTGGAGCTCGGCTTCCTGCTCGGCACACGCAAGTTCGAGTGCAACGTGGAGTGCTTCCCGGCAGGCGCCGAGCTGAACATCCATGGCCTGCGCTCCCTGGAAGACGACAACGGCATGGGTGTGTTCGAATGCCACCTGACCGGCACGGGTATCCAGGCCAGCGCCCGCTTGAATGTATTTCGACCGCCCCAGGCGGCCAACTATTTAGAAGAATCGAAGGACGTAACGCCATGA
- a CDS encoding MFS transporter: MAQLNDAYIEKGTPMFMRTVLALFSGGFATFALLYCVQPMMPALSHEFSINAAQSSLILSVATAMLACGLLITGPISDSLGRKPVMVSALFCAALATIASGLMPTWEGILLMRALVGLSLSGLAAVAMTYLSEEIHPQHIGLAMGLYIGGNAIGGMSGRLIIGVLIDFVSWHTAMLIIGALALIAATVFWKILPESRNFRASSLKPRSLVEGFVMHFKDAGLPWLFLEAFLLMGAFVTMFNYIGYRLLADPYDLSQAVVGLLSLVYLSGIYSSAKIGSLADRLGRRRVLWGTIVLMLAGMALTLFTPLWLVVPGMLIFTFGFFGAHSVASSWIGRRAVKAKGQASSLYLFCYYVGSSIAGTAGGFFWHFAGWNGIGAFIVALLIGALLVALRLAKLPPLGNVKA, encoded by the coding sequence GTGGCCCAGCTCAACGACGCGTACATCGAAAAAGGCACACCGATGTTCATGCGTACGGTGCTGGCGCTGTTCTCGGGCGGGTTCGCCACCTTCGCGTTGCTGTATTGCGTGCAGCCGATGATGCCAGCGCTGTCCCACGAATTTTCCATCAATGCGGCGCAAAGCAGCCTGATCCTGTCAGTGGCCACGGCGATGCTGGCGTGTGGCTTGCTGATCACAGGGCCGATCTCCGACAGCCTTGGGCGCAAGCCGGTGATGGTGTCCGCCCTGTTCTGCGCCGCGCTGGCGACCATCGCCAGCGGCTTGATGCCGACCTGGGAAGGTATCCTGCTGATGCGCGCACTGGTGGGACTGTCACTGAGCGGCCTGGCAGCCGTGGCCATGACCTACCTGAGCGAAGAGATCCACCCGCAGCACATCGGCCTGGCCATGGGCCTGTATATCGGCGGCAACGCGATTGGCGGCATGAGCGGGCGCCTGATCATCGGCGTGCTGATCGACTTCGTCAGCTGGCACACCGCAATGCTGATCATCGGCGCCCTGGCACTGATCGCGGCCACGGTGTTCTGGAAAATCCTCCCCGAATCGCGCAACTTCCGCGCCAGCAGCCTCAAGCCTCGTAGCCTGGTGGAGGGCTTTGTCATGCATTTCAAGGACGCGGGCCTGCCGTGGTTGTTCCTTGAAGCGTTCCTGCTGATGGGCGCGTTCGTGACGATGTTCAACTACATCGGCTATCGCCTGCTGGCCGATCCTTACGACCTGAGCCAGGCCGTGGTCGGCCTGCTGTCGCTGGTGTACCTCTCGGGTATCTACAGCTCGGCAAAAATCGGTTCCCTGGCCGACCGCCTCGGCCGCCGCCGCGTGCTGTGGGGCACCATCGTGCTGATGCTCGCTGGCATGGCACTGACTCTGTTCACCCCACTGTGGCTGGTGGTGCCGGGCATGCTGATCTTTACCTTTGGCTTCTTCGGCGCCCACTCGGTGGCCAGCAGCTGGATCGGCCGCCGCGCGGTCAAGGCGAAGGGGCAGGCATCGTCGCTGTACCTGTTCTGCTACTACGTGGGGTCGAGTATCGCGGGGACGGCAGGCGGGTTCTTCTGGCACTTTGCCGGGTGGAACGGGATTGGGGCGTTTATCGTGGCGCTGTTGATTGGGGCGTTGCTGGTGGCGTTGAGGTTGGCGAAGTTGCCGCCGTTGGGGAATGTGAAGGCCTGA
- a CDS encoding beta-ketoacyl-[acyl-carrier-protein] synthase family protein: MTAYLNALGVICALGRGQAEVSRSLFAGDCSGMRAESGWVPERVLPVAGVQGELATIPVELGQQSSRNNQLLLEAALQIESEIRQAIHTYGASRVGVVLGTSTSGIDEASRGIAHFLRENQFPGDYDYQQQELSAPANFLADWLQLSGPAYVISTACTSSARALMSAQRLLDLGVCDAVICGGVDSLCKLTLNGFSSLEAVSNERCNPFSVNRNGINIGEAAVLFLMSKEAAPIALLGSGASCDAHHISAPEPTGKGALQSMRKALASARLQPAQIGYLNLHGTATQHNDAMESLAVANLFPQGVACSSTKPMSGHTLGAAGALEAAFCWLSLVHDRVPPHVWDGQADPALPALQWATAGTSLEKRCLMSNSFAFGGNNVSLIIGEAP; the protein is encoded by the coding sequence ATGACCGCCTACCTCAACGCCCTGGGCGTGATCTGCGCCCTGGGCCGTGGCCAAGCCGAGGTCAGCCGCAGCCTGTTTGCCGGTGACTGTTCCGGCATGCGTGCCGAAAGCGGCTGGGTGCCGGAACGCGTGTTGCCGGTGGCCGGTGTACAGGGCGAACTGGCAACCATTCCCGTTGAGCTGGGCCAGCAAAGCAGCCGCAATAACCAGTTGTTGCTGGAAGCAGCGTTGCAGATCGAAAGCGAGATCCGCCAGGCGATCCACACTTACGGCGCGTCACGGGTTGGCGTCGTGCTCGGCACCAGCACGTCGGGTATCGACGAAGCCAGCCGTGGCATCGCTCACTTTCTGCGGGAAAACCAGTTCCCTGGCGACTACGACTACCAGCAGCAGGAACTCAGCGCGCCGGCGAACTTCCTCGCCGACTGGTTGCAACTGAGCGGCCCGGCCTATGTGATCTCCACCGCCTGCACCTCCAGCGCCCGCGCGTTGATGAGTGCCCAGCGCCTGCTGGACCTGGGCGTGTGCGATGCCGTGATCTGCGGCGGCGTCGACAGCCTGTGCAAGCTAACGCTTAACGGCTTCAGCTCACTGGAGGCGGTGTCGAACGAGCGCTGCAACCCGTTTTCGGTGAACCGCAACGGCATCAACATCGGCGAAGCGGCCGTGCTGTTCCTGATGAGCAAGGAGGCAGCGCCCATCGCCCTGCTGGGCAGCGGCGCCAGTTGCGATGCGCACCACATCTCAGCGCCCGAACCCACCGGCAAAGGCGCGTTGCAATCCATGCGCAAGGCCCTGGCCAGCGCCAGATTGCAGCCTGCGCAGATCGGTTACCTGAACCTGCACGGTACTGCCACCCAGCATAACGACGCCATGGAAAGCCTGGCTGTCGCCAACCTGTTCCCGCAAGGCGTGGCCTGCTCGTCGACCAAGCCCATGAGCGGCCATACCCTGGGTGCAGCCGGCGCGCTGGAAGCGGCGTTCTGCTGGCTGAGCCTGGTTCACGACCGGGTGCCACCGCATGTGTGGGACGGCCAGGCCGACCCCGCATTGCCCGCCTTGCAATGGGCCACCGCCGGCACCAGCCTGGAAAAGCGCTGCCTGATGAGCAATTCGTTTGCCTTCGGCGGTAACAATGTCAGCCTGATAATCGGAGAGGCCCCATGA
- the fabG gene encoding 3-oxoacyl-ACP reductase FabG, which produces MTESVLVTGSSRGIGRAIALRLAQAGHDIVLHCRNGRAEADAVQAEVEALGRKARVLQFDVADRASCKQILEADVEQHGAYYGVVLNAGLTRDGAFPALSEDDWDVVMRTNLDGFYNVLHPVMMPMIRRRAAGRIVCITSVSGLIGNRGQVNYSASKAGLIGAAKALAIELGKRKITVNCVAPGLIDTAMLDENVPVEELMKMIPAQRMGTPEEVAGAVNFLMSAEAGYITRQVLAVNGGLC; this is translated from the coding sequence ATGACTGAATCCGTACTGGTCACCGGCTCCAGCCGTGGTATCGGCCGCGCCATCGCGCTGCGCCTGGCCCAGGCAGGGCATGACATCGTGCTGCATTGCCGCAACGGCCGTGCCGAAGCGGATGCGGTGCAGGCCGAAGTTGAAGCCCTGGGCCGCAAGGCGCGGGTGCTGCAATTCGATGTGGCGGATCGCGCGTCGTGCAAGCAAATCCTCGAGGCGGATGTGGAGCAACATGGCGCCTATTACGGCGTGGTGCTCAACGCCGGCCTGACCCGTGACGGTGCGTTCCCTGCCTTGTCGGAAGACGATTGGGACGTGGTGATGCGCACCAACCTCGACGGTTTCTATAACGTGCTGCACCCGGTGATGATGCCGATGATTCGTCGTCGCGCGGCCGGGCGTATCGTCTGTATCACCTCGGTTTCCGGGCTGATCGGCAACCGCGGCCAGGTCAACTACAGCGCCTCCAAAGCTGGCCTGATTGGCGCAGCCAAGGCCCTGGCCATCGAGCTGGGCAAGCGCAAGATCACCGTCAACTGCGTGGCCCCCGGCTTGATCGACACGGCGATGCTGGATGAAAACGTGCCGGTGGAAGAATTGATGAAGATGATCCCTGCGCAGCGCATGGGCACACCGGAAGAAGTCGCCGGCGCGGTGAATTTCCTGATGTCGGCCGAGGCTGGCTACATCACGCGCCAGGTGCTGGCCGTGAATGGGGGCCTGTGCTGA